One segment of Paraburkholderia bonniea DNA contains the following:
- the hisI gene encoding phosphoribosyl-AMP cyclohydrolase: protein MVRWDVNGLVPVIAQEATTNDVLMFAWMNREALTQTVQTGRAVYFSRSRKRLWFKGEESGHVQHVRDIRLDCDEDVVLLKVEQVSGIACHTGRHSCFFQKFEGTADDGAWVTVEPVLKDPESIYK from the coding sequence TCGTGCCGGTCATTGCTCAGGAGGCCACGACGAACGATGTCCTGATGTTTGCGTGGATGAACCGCGAAGCGCTGACGCAAACGGTCCAGACAGGCCGCGCGGTATATTTTTCCCGTTCGCGCAAGCGTTTGTGGTTCAAGGGCGAAGAATCAGGCCACGTGCAACATGTCCGCGACATTCGTCTGGATTGCGATGAAGACGTGGTGTTGCTGAAGGTTGAGCAAGTCTCAGGCATTGCTTGCCATACCGGGCGGCACTCATGCTTTTTCCAGAAATTTGAAGGTACGGCAGACGACGGTGCCTGGGTCACGGTCGAGCCAGTACTAAAAGATCCCGAATCAATTTATAAATGA
- a CDS encoding phosphoribosyl-ATP diphosphatase: MTSFSQDTLLRLAAVIDSRKGGDPDRSYVSRLFHKGDDAVLKKIGEEATEVVLAAKDLRQDGTPAALVGEVADLWFHCLVMLSHFDLSPADVLTELERREGLSGIEEKALRKSREREQNGD, encoded by the coding sequence ATGACCTCATTTTCGCAAGACACGTTATTGCGGCTCGCCGCCGTGATTGACAGCCGCAAGGGTGGCGATCCCGATCGCTCATATGTTTCACGCCTGTTTCATAAGGGCGACGATGCGGTGCTGAAAAAAATTGGCGAAGAAGCGACCGAGGTTGTTCTGGCGGCAAAGGATTTGCGGCAGGACGGCACCCCAGCCGCGCTGGTTGGTGAGGTGGCTGATTTATGGTTTCACTGCCTGGTGATGCTGTCCCATTTTGATTTGAGCCCCGCTGATGTACTGACCGAACTTGAGCGCCGTGAAGGTTTGTCAGGCATTGAAGAAAAGGCGCTACGGAAAAGCCGCGAACGCGAGCAAAACGGCGATTAA
- a CDS encoding DUF4870 family protein — MDDQSPHSFPPPAYPPQMNEAERLNRLRTVTHVLYGLYALFFITGGLTVLVAIIVNYVKRADVVGTPYEAHFEWQIRTFWRCLIGGLIGGVLVIVGVGLLIWGVVGVWMLYRVIKGWLYLFDNKPILAPRAWF, encoded by the coding sequence ATGGACGATCAGTCGCCGCATAGTTTCCCGCCACCGGCTTATCCGCCGCAGATGAATGAGGCTGAGCGTTTGAACCGTTTGCGCACGGTTACGCATGTGCTGTACGGCCTTTATGCGCTGTTTTTTATTACCGGTGGCCTGACCGTGCTGGTGGCGATCATTGTCAATTATGTGAAGCGAGCGGATGTGGTCGGCACGCCCTATGAAGCGCATTTTGAATGGCAGATCCGCACGTTCTGGCGCTGCCTGATCGGAGGGTTGATCGGCGGCGTGCTGGTAATCGTAGGCGTTGGGCTGTTGATTTGGGGTGTGGTGGGGGTCTGGATGCTCTACCGTGTTATCAAAGGCTGGCTGTATCTGTTCGACAACAAGCCAATACTTGCGCCACGCGCGTGGTTTTAA
- a CDS encoding histidine triad nucleotide-binding protein, giving the protein MSHDSNCLFCKIAAGNIPATKIHEDDEFVAFLDIHPAAQTHVLVIPRKHIETLSSCAENDAPLLGRMLLLVGRLAEKLGVAYTGPDTGFRTVINTGPGGGQEVYHLHAHILAGPRPWLRMG; this is encoded by the coding sequence ATGAGTCACGATTCCAATTGTCTTTTCTGCAAAATTGCGGCGGGTAATATTCCTGCCACAAAAATTCATGAAGATGATGAGTTTGTCGCATTCCTCGACATTCATCCGGCAGCGCAAACCCATGTGCTGGTGATTCCCCGCAAGCACATCGAAACGCTGTCCAGTTGCGCTGAAAATGACGCTCCTCTGCTGGGTAGAATGCTGCTCCTCGTTGGACGTCTGGCCGAGAAGCTCGGTGTCGCGTACACGGGGCCTGATACCGGGTTTCGCACCGTTATCAATACCGGGCCTGGCGGCGGGCAAGAGGTGTATCACCTGCACGCGCATATTCTTGCGGGACCGCGTCCATGGCTGCGAATGGGTTAG
- the tatA gene encoding Sec-independent protein translocase subunit TatA: MGSLSIWHWLIVLLIVALVFGTKKLRNIGSDLGGAVKGFKEGMKEADTPADAQQRELSQTGTVDVDAKEKAPRSGDSR, from the coding sequence ATGGGTTCATTGAGTATCTGGCACTGGCTGATTGTTTTGCTGATCGTGGCGCTGGTGTTCGGCACGAAAAAGCTGCGCAATATTGGCAGCGATCTCGGAGGGGCCGTGAAGGGTTTCAAGGAAGGGATGAAAGAAGCCGACACGCCCGCTGATGCACAACAGCGTGAGCTGTCACAAACCGGCACGGTTGACGTGGACGCGAAAGAAAAAGCGCCGCGTTCAGGTGACTCACGCTAA
- the tatB gene encoding Sec-independent protein translocase protein TatB, translating to MLDLGLTKMALIGVVALVVLGPERLPRVARTAGALFGRAQRYINDVKAEVAREVEIDELRRMKTEFESAASNVQNSIHDNLRKHEAELNDAWNSAAGSPGIGDPAADSLTGELSASDRELWRDGAAKVKRKNWRVKQAAMPSWYKRTTAHRTRVQSGAARVARHTPATMRRPARFF from the coding sequence ATGCTGGACCTTGGCTTAACCAAAATGGCGCTGATTGGCGTCGTCGCGCTGGTCGTTCTCGGGCCAGAGCGTTTGCCTCGAGTGGCACGAACGGCTGGTGCGCTTTTTGGCCGGGCGCAACGTTATATCAATGACGTCAAGGCGGAAGTCGCGCGTGAGGTCGAAATAGATGAGCTGCGCCGCATGAAGACGGAGTTTGAGTCGGCTGCGAGCAACGTTCAGAACAGCATTCACGATAATTTGCGCAAGCACGAAGCCGAGTTGAACGACGCGTGGAATTCTGCGGCCGGCTCGCCGGGGATTGGCGATCCAGCCGCAGATAGCCTGACCGGTGAGCTGTCCGCATCGGACCGTGAGCTGTGGCGTGACGGTGCGGCCAAGGTGAAACGCAAAAACTGGCGCGTCAAGCAAGCAGCGATGCCGTCCTGGTACAAGCGCACCACGGCGCACCGCACACGGGTGCAGTCAGGCGCGGCGCGTGTCGCACGCCATACCCCTGCCACCATGCGCCGCCCAGCCCGTTTTTTCTGA
- the tatC gene encoding twin-arginine translocase subunit TatC has product MSDPKPSQSEGTEETFISHLVELRDRIIRAGLSVIVVFISLVYWAPDIFRLLTRPLMLNLPKDGKMIVTDVTGSFFVPMKVTMLVAFVIALPIVLYQVWAFIAPGLYQHEKRLVGPLVGSSYALFLCGMAFAYFIVFPTIFRVMAHYNAPLGAEMTTDIDNYLSFVMTMFLAFGVTFEVPIIVVLLVRTGLLTVKKLKEIRPYVIVGAFVIAAVVTPPDVFSQLILAIPLIILYEAGIIAARLIVGKQQEPEVEPEDKKGSGAAG; this is encoded by the coding sequence GTGAGCGACCCCAAGCCATCCCAGTCGGAAGGTACTGAAGAAACCTTCATTTCCCATCTCGTCGAACTGCGCGACCGGATTATCCGGGCAGGACTGTCCGTGATTGTGGTTTTTATCAGCCTGGTTTATTGGGCTCCGGATATCTTCCGCTTGCTGACACGGCCGCTGATGCTGAACCTGCCGAAGGACGGCAAGATGATCGTCACCGATGTCACCGGCTCTTTTTTCGTGCCGATGAAAGTGACCATGCTCGTCGCCTTCGTTATTGCGCTGCCCATCGTGCTTTATCAAGTTTGGGCGTTTATCGCGCCGGGGCTTTATCAACATGAGAAGCGGCTGGTCGGGCCGCTGGTTGGCAGCAGCTATGCGCTGTTTCTGTGCGGCATGGCCTTCGCCTATTTCATTGTGTTTCCCACGATATTTCGGGTGATGGCGCACTACAACGCTCCGCTGGGTGCGGAGATGACCACCGATATCGACAATTACCTCAGCTTTGTCATGACGATGTTCCTCGCATTTGGGGTGACGTTTGAGGTGCCGATTATTGTGGTGCTGCTTGTGCGCACGGGGCTGCTTACCGTGAAAAAGCTCAAAGAAATTCGACCGTATGTGATCGTTGGCGCATTCGTGATTGCTGCGGTGGTAACGCCACCGGATGTGTTTTCACAGCTGATTCTGGCTATTCCACTAATTATTTTGTATGAAGCCGGGATCATTGCGGCGCGTCTGATTGTCGGCAAGCAGCAGGAACCTGAGGTGGAGCCGGAAGACAAGAAAGGCAGTGGTGCCGCAGGTTAA